The Novosphingobium terrae genome segment TGCGCCGTGCCATCGATGCCACGCGCGAACTGACCGACAAGCCTTTCGGCGTGAACCTCACGCTGATGCCGATCACCCGCGCGCCGCCCTATCCCGAATATCGCCGCGCCATCATCGAGAGCGGGATCAAGGTGGTGGAAACCGCCGGCCATTCCCCGCATGAGCATATCGAGGATTTCAAGGCGCATGGCGTCACGGTGATCCACAAATGCACCTCGGTGCGTCATGCTCTGGCGGCGCAGCGGATGGGGGCGGACATCGTCACCATCGACGGCTTCGAATGCGCGGGGCATCCGGGTGAAGACGATGTGGGCGGGCTGGTGCTGATCCCGGCGGCGGTCGATGCGCTGGAGATCCCGGTGCTGGCCTGCGGCGGATTTGCCGATGGGCGCGGGCTGGCGGCGGCGCTGGCTTTGGGGGCTCAGGGCATCACCATGGGCACGCGTTTCTGCGCCACGCAGGAGGCGCCGATCCATGCCAATGTCAAACAGGTGATCCTCAACAATGACGAGCGCGACACGCGGCTGATCCTGCGCGG includes the following:
- a CDS encoding NAD(P)H-dependent flavin oxidoreductase, whose translation is MPISTKITQMLGIDHPVVQGGMMWIGKPELVSAVSDAGALGLLTALIYPTADDLRRAIDATRELTDKPFGVNLTLMPITRAPPYPEYRRAIIESGIKVVETAGHSPHEHIEDFKAHGVTVIHKCTSVRHALAAQRMGADIVTIDGFECAGHPGEDDVGGLVLIPAAVDALEIPVLACGGFADGRGLAAALALGAQGITMGTRFCATQEAPIHANVKQVILNNDERDTRLILRGIGNTGRVAFTPVSGKVVELQRQPDVNFEMLRPYVAGEKGRQTLESGDIEGGLVWAGQSQGLIHDIPTCAELIARIMAQAEAVAARLGAMATA